One region of Solanum pennellii chromosome 6, SPENNV200 genomic DNA includes:
- the LOC107021280 gene encoding ADP-ribosylation factor 1-like 2, translating to MGQAFRKLFDTFFGNSEMRVVMLGLDAAGKTTILYKLHIGEVLSTVPTIGFNVEKVQYKNVVFTVWDVGGQEKLRPLWRHYFNNTDGLIYVVDSLDRERIGKAKQEFQAIIGDPFMLNAVILVFANKQDMKGAMTPMEVCEGLGLYDLKNRKWHIQGACALKGDGLYEGLDWLSSTLKDLKAAGYSSVGTSAF from the exons ATGGGACAAGCTTTTCGCAAGCTATTTGATACTTTCTTCGGCAACTCTGAGATGAGG GTTGTGATGCTAGGGCTGGATGCGGCTGGGAAAACAACTATATTGTACAAGCTGCATATAGGAGAAGTTCTGTCTACAGTTCCTACTATTG GTTTCAATGTAGAAAAAGTGCAGTACAAGAATGTGGTTTTTACTGTGTGGGACGTTGGAGGACAAGAGAAACTAAGACCACTTTGGAGGCATTATTTCAATAACACAGATGGACTg ATTTATGTCGTTGACTCTTTGGATCGAGAGAGAATCGGAAAGGCAAAGCAAGAGTTTCAG GCGATCATTGGAGATCCATTTATGCTTAATGCTGTCATCTTGGTTTTCGCTAACAAGCAGGACATG AAAGGAGCAATGACTCCAATGGAAGTGTGTGAAGGCCTCGGTCTTTATGATCTTAAAAACCGGAAATGGCATATACAAGGTGCATGTGCTCTTAAAGGAGATGGTCTATATGAGGGTCTAGACTGGTTATCAAGCACTTTGAAAGATCTCAAGGCCGCTGGGTACTCTTCAGTGGGGACTTCTGCCTTCTGA